From the genome of Thermoflexus hugenholtzii, one region includes:
- a CDS encoding CpaE family protein has protein sequence MADARIRVLIVDDVPETRENLKKLLMFEPDIEVVGSAATAEEGIRLARDLQPDVVLLDINLPGMSGIAAVERIMEVAPLTQVVMMSVQSDADYLRRAMLAGARDFLPKPFSADELVATVRRVVRTRRPPAVLPPAGPLGVAAGPGGARGKVVAVYSPKGGVGTTMIAVNLAVALQKPDRKVALIDASLPFGDVGVFLNLQGPRHLADLAQMDEVDPEALTLTMLSHASGLKVLLAPPRPELAEYVTAEAMKRILGLARGLFDILVIDTTTQPSDLTLQILDEADRIVLVVTPDVPTIKNARLFFDVAAQLEYPPQKTLMVLNKADRRFGITAEMVEQALKHPVVAQIPWDETTVLQSINKGSPLVAQRARPIAQALLQLAGRVEEALSAAPEVEEVRRRTGR, from the coding sequence ATGGCGGACGCGCGGATTCGCGTGCTGATTGTGGATGATGTCCCCGAGACGCGGGAGAACCTGAAGAAGCTCCTCATGTTCGAGCCGGACATCGAGGTGGTGGGGAGCGCAGCCACCGCGGAGGAAGGGATCCGGCTGGCGCGGGATCTGCAGCCGGACGTGGTTCTGCTGGACATCAACCTGCCCGGGATGAGCGGCATCGCCGCGGTGGAGCGAATCATGGAGGTCGCTCCCCTCACGCAGGTGGTCATGATGTCTGTGCAGAGCGACGCGGACTACCTGCGGCGGGCGATGCTGGCCGGAGCCCGGGACTTCCTCCCTAAGCCCTTCTCGGCGGACGAGCTGGTGGCCACGGTCCGTCGGGTGGTCCGGACCCGGCGGCCTCCGGCGGTGCTGCCGCCCGCAGGCCCGCTGGGGGTCGCGGCCGGGCCGGGCGGCGCGCGGGGGAAGGTGGTGGCCGTCTACAGCCCGAAGGGGGGCGTGGGGACCACGATGATCGCGGTGAACCTGGCGGTTGCCCTCCAGAAGCCGGATCGCAAGGTGGCCCTCATCGACGCTTCCCTGCCGTTCGGGGATGTGGGGGTGTTCTTGAACCTGCAGGGGCCTCGCCATCTGGCGGATCTGGCCCAGATGGATGAGGTGGATCCGGAGGCGTTGACCTTGACGATGCTCTCCCACGCCTCGGGGTTGAAGGTGCTGCTGGCCCCGCCCCGCCCGGAGCTGGCGGAGTATGTGACCGCGGAGGCGATGAAGCGCATCCTGGGGTTGGCCCGCGGTCTCTTCGACATCCTGGTCATCGACACAACGACCCAGCCCTCGGATCTCACGCTGCAGATCCTCGATGAGGCCGATCGGATCGTGCTGGTGGTGACGCCGGACGTGCCCACCATCAAGAACGCCCGTCTGTTCTTCGATGTGGCGGCCCAGCTGGAGTACCCGCCCCAGAAGACCCTGATGGTCCTCAACAAGGCCGACCGGCGCTTCGGGATCACGGCGGAGATGGTGGAGCAGGCCCTCAAGCACCCGGTGGTTGCCCAGATTCCCTGGGATGAGACGACGGTGTTGCAGTCGATCAACAAGGGCAGCCCGCTGGTCGCCCAGCGGGCCCGGCCCATCGCCCAGGCCCTCCTCCAGCTGGCCGGGCGGGTCGAGGAGGCGCTCTCCGCCGCTCCCGAGGTGGAGGAGGTCCGGCGGCGGACTGGCCGTTAG
- the cpaB gene encoding Flp pilus assembly protein CpaB, which produces MRRRRNRTLLLLILLILVLMGAALLLVPRFAAGPAPTPTPTPPSLKPIVIAAQSIPRGAVITESDVTLRGWPVEVLPEGAFADPKEVIGKVARVDIPRQKPIVPEDLTVRPAEAARRGSEASLFVPPGKVAFPIPADEAGAVAFNLAPGDRVDVLVTFRLVPVKATADGEFRPQILDEDLFNRLRALGVEPGAAAQAAVVKPEQQVELRVSQLVLQNVEILSIGPFEPPQPPPPPGPTPTPGPAPTPTPMPRQRYITLLVDPQEALILQWLRESGAVVDLALRNPTDNQLVRTDPVTLGWLLQRIGITLPPPGRFGLALDTIPGCPDAFAREPCR; this is translated from the coding sequence ATGCGCCGGCGCAGAAATCGAACGTTGTTGCTGCTCATCCTGCTGATCCTGGTCCTGATGGGGGCCGCGCTGCTGCTCGTGCCCCGCTTCGCCGCGGGCCCGGCCCCGACGCCAACGCCCACACCCCCTTCGCTGAAGCCCATCGTCATCGCGGCCCAGAGCATCCCGCGCGGGGCGGTGATCACGGAGTCGGATGTCACCCTGCGGGGATGGCCGGTTGAGGTCCTGCCGGAGGGGGCTTTCGCGGATCCGAAGGAGGTGATCGGGAAGGTCGCCCGGGTGGACATCCCCCGGCAGAAGCCCATCGTGCCGGAGGACCTGACGGTGCGGCCCGCGGAGGCGGCGCGGCGGGGATCGGAGGCCAGTCTCTTCGTGCCGCCCGGGAAAGTGGCCTTCCCCATCCCGGCCGACGAGGCGGGGGCCGTCGCCTTCAACCTGGCGCCTGGGGATCGGGTGGACGTGCTGGTGACGTTCCGTCTGGTTCCAGTCAAGGCGACCGCCGATGGGGAGTTCCGCCCGCAGATCCTGGACGAAGATCTGTTCAATCGGTTGCGGGCCCTCGGGGTGGAGCCCGGCGCCGCGGCGCAGGCGGCCGTGGTGAAGCCGGAGCAGCAGGTGGAATTACGGGTCAGCCAGCTGGTCCTTCAGAACGTGGAGATCCTTTCCATCGGACCCTTTGAGCCTCCGCAGCCTCCGCCCCCGCCCGGGCCGACGCCGACGCCGGGTCCCGCGCCCACGCCCACTCCGATGCCGCGCCAGCGATATATCACGTTGCTGGTCGATCCGCAGGAGGCGTTGATCCTGCAGTGGCTGCGGGAATCCGGGGCGGTGGTGGACCTGGCCTTGCGCAACCCGACGGATAACCAGCTGGTGCGGACGGACCCGGTGACCCTGGGATGGCTGCTCCAGCGGATCGGGATCACTCTCCCGCCGCCCGGGCGCTTCGGCCTTGCCCTGGATACGATCCCGGGTTGTCCGGATGCGTTCGCCCGGGAGCCGTGCCGGTGA